From one Desmospora activa DSM 45169 genomic stretch:
- a CDS encoding SHOCT-like domain-containing protein, producing MKEEIAKILAMVQEEKITAEKGAELIELLKDETPSHSSSHTNYLKKMLKIRIDSADGDKVKINLPLNLAKTILKAGHHIAEKFPESEKYVKDIDMDLLLDAIDNEAEGQIVDISSANKDTVLIVIE from the coding sequence TTGAAAGAAGAGATTGCAAAAATATTAGCGATGGTACAAGAGGAAAAAATCACAGCAGAAAAAGGAGCAGAACTGATCGAATTACTAAAAGATGAAACGCCTTCACACTCTTCCTCTCACACCAACTACTTGAAAAAAATGCTGAAAATCAGAATCGACTCCGCTGATGGAGACAAAGTGAAGATCAACTTGCCGCTTAATCTCGCTAAAACCATACTAAAAGCAGGTCATCATATAGCAGAAAAATTTCCCGAATCCGAAAAATATGTAAAAGATATTGATATGGATTTGTTATTAGACGCGATCGATAATGAAGCAGAAGGACAGATTGTAGATATTAGCTCTGCCAATAAAGATACCGTGCTGATCGTGATCGAATAA
- a CDS encoding DUF2089 domain-containing protein, giving the protein MSFPMITTCPVCSKQLQVTRLQCKHCHTTIENEFQLSKLASLAKEQLHFIETFLTCRGNIKEVEKALGISYPTVRGKLDEIIAALGHSPQKKQEVVNKKEIISLLEKGELSPEEAVKMLKKE; this is encoded by the coding sequence ATGTCATTTCCAATGATTACAACTTGTCCAGTTTGTAGTAAGCAGCTACAAGTCACACGATTGCAATGTAAACACTGTCACACTACGATCGAAAATGAGTTTCAGCTTTCAAAATTAGCCTCATTAGCAAAAGAACAACTTCATTTTATTGAAACCTTTTTAACTTGCAGAGGCAATATCAAAGAAGTGGAAAAAGCACTAGGGATTTCTTATCCGACCGTCCGTGGAAAATTAGATGAAATTATTGCTGCTCTAGGACATTCACCACAAAAGAAACAAGAGGTAGTGAACAAAAAAGAGATCATTTCGCTGCTTGAAAAAGGGGAACTCAGTCCAGAAGAAGCAGTAAAAATGCTAAAAAAAGAATAG